GCGCGCACGAAGGCCGCCAAGCCTTCCGCATGCTCGTCGCTGAGCGCACCGGCTGGCGTCGTCAGCAGGCTGCTGCCCACCTTGAGCACGGCGCGTTGCCACGTCGGCAACGGTTGCTCGTTGAAGCCGCCAGCCATGAGGCCTCCAGGGTGATATGGGCTGTGTAGGAGCGCACGATGTGCGCGATGAGATAGCGTTATTGCTTGAGGTTGCGTTGTCGTTCGGGATAGGGGACGTGCTTAACCGCCTTTGATGTTTAGATTTACGGCCTCATTCGCGAGATGCAGCATGAGGGTTCGCGCACATCGTGCGCTCCTACATCAGGGTGACGAGTCGCGAGGTCGCGAGCCCAGGGTGGCGAGCCTTTGGTGGAGGGTGGTCAGCATCAGGTAGTGGCCGGCGCCGGGGGAGGTGCGGGCGGCGAGGCTGGATTCGGGCGTGCGGCCGTCGCCGGCCGAGGCGGCGGTTTCGGCGGCGGCGCGGTACGCGTCGCGGAACGGCACACCCGCCACGGCCTGCTCGATCGCGACGTCGGTGGCGTACATCGCCGGCTCGATCGCGGCGCGCATCTTGTCCGCTTTCCACTCGAAACGCGCCAGCATGTCCGGCAGCAGGTCGAGGGCGCCCAGGCCCATCGAGAAACCGTGGAACAGCGAGCCCTTCGAGAACTGCAGGTCACGCTGATAGCCCGAGGGCAGCGACAGCAGCTGCTCGATCTCGGTGCGCGCGGCGGCCACGCTGGCATAGCTGGCGCGCAGCAGTTCGACGACATCCGGGTTGCGCTTGTTCGGCATGATCGACGAACCCGTGGTGTACTCGGGCGGCAGCGCCACGAAGTCGAACTCCGCCGTGGTGAACAGCGACAGGTCCCAGGCCAAGCGGCGCGTGTCGAGCAACGCCGTGCCCACCGCGTCCAGCGCGGCCATCTCGAACTTGCCGCGCGAGAGTTGCGCGTAGATCGGCGAGACCTGCATGCGGGCGAAGCCGAGGGCTGCCGTGGTATGGGCGCGATCCAGCGGCACGTTGACGCCATACCCCGCAGCGGTGCCCAGTGGGTTGGCGTCGATCAGCGCCAGCGCCTGCTTCGCGCGCAGGGTGTTGTCGATGAACGCCTCGGCGAACGCCGCGAACCACATACCGGTGGAAGACACCACCGCCCGTTGGATATGCGTGTACCCGGGCATTGGCAGCGCATCGCCCGCTGCGCGCTCCAGGCAGACCTCGGCGATACGGCGGCACAGCGCTTCCAGCGTCGAGAGTTTCTCTTTCAACCACAGGCGCGTCGCCACCAGCACCTGGTCGTTGCGACTGCGCCCCGTATGCACGCGGCGGCCGGCATCGCCCAGGCGTTCGGTCAGGCGTGCCTCGATGGCAGAATGACCATCCTCGAAACGGTCGTCGAGCACGAACGTGCCGGCCGAGAAGTCGGCCGCCAGCGTGTCCAGTTCACGCAGCAGGGCATCGCGCTCGTCGTGCGACACCACGCGGATATTGGCCAAGCCCTCGACGTGCGCCTTGCTCGCGGTAATGTCGTGCAGGAAGAACTCGCGATCGAGCACCACGTCGTTGCCGGCGAGGAAACGCATGATCTTCGCGTCCACCTGGATGCCGGATTTCTGCCAGAGCGGCTGGGTCATCTTAAGGTCCTTAAAGCGGGATAGCGGTGAGCTCGTCGAAGCCGAGCGCACGGTTGACGTTCTGCAGGGCCTGCGTGGCCGCACCCTTCAGGAGGTTGTCCAGCGTGGCGACGACGACCACGCGACGGCCGTCGACGGACAGCGCGAAACCACCCACGTCGAGATGGTGCCGGTTGGCGACCTGGCTGACCCACGGCGCCTCGTCGACGACGTGGATGAGCTTTTCCTTCTCGTAGCGCGCCTCGAAGCGACGGACGATATCCTCGCGTTTGGCCTGCTTGGCCAGGTAGAGGTTGGTCGTTACTGTCAGGCCACGGAAATGCGGCGCGACGTGCGGCATGAATTCCACCGGCATGCCGAGGTGGCGGCTGGCTTCCTTCTCATGCATGTGCCCGGTGAGCGCGTACGGCATGAGGTTGTCGCGCAGCTTTTCCGGATCGTTACGGTCCGAGGGCGTGGTGCCCGCACCGGAATAGCCGGATACACCGAACGACACCGGGGGCGCCGCCAGCAGGTCCTTGATCGGGGCGATGGATGCCTGGATCGCGGTGGCATAGCAACCGGGGTTGCTGATCCGCTTCTCGCCGCGCCAGCGGTCACGGTAGAGTTCGGGCAGGCCGTAGTACCAGCGCTCGTCGA
This DNA window, taken from Luteibacter sp. 9135, encodes the following:
- a CDS encoding argininosuccinate lyase, coding for MTQPLWQKSGIQVDAKIMRFLAGNDVVLDREFFLHDITASKAHVEGLANIRVVSHDERDALLRELDTLAADFSAGTFVLDDRFEDGHSAIEARLTERLGDAGRRVHTGRSRNDQVLVATRLWLKEKLSTLEALCRRIAEVCLERAAGDALPMPGYTHIQRAVVSSTGMWFAAFAEAFIDNTLRAKQALALIDANPLGTAAGYGVNVPLDRAHTTAALGFARMQVSPIYAQLSRGKFEMAALDAVGTALLDTRRLAWDLSLFTTAEFDFVALPPEYTTGSSIMPNKRNPDVVELLRASYASVAAARTEIEQLLSLPSGYQRDLQFSKGSLFHGFSMGLGALDLLPDMLARFEWKADKMRAAIEPAMYATDVAIEQAVAGVPFRDAYRAAAETAASAGDGRTPESSLAARTSPGAGHYLMLTTLHQRLATLGSRPRDSSP
- the argC gene encoding N-acetyl-gamma-glutamyl-phosphate reductase, whose protein sequence is MASKTIGIVGARGHTGAELITLVANHPGLELAFVSSRELAGQPLADHNAAYKGSLAFGNLDPAAVAEQGVDVVILALPNGKAAPYVEAIDKAGGSTVIVDLSADYRFDERWYYGLPELYRDRWRGEKRISNPGCYATAIQASIAPIKDLLAAPPVSFGVSGYSGAGTTPSDRNDPEKLRDNLMPYALTGHMHEKEASRHLGMPVEFMPHVAPHFRGLTVTTNLYLAKQAKREDIVRRFEARYEKEKLIHVVDEAPWVSQVANRHHLDVGGFALSVDGRRVVVVATLDNLLKGAATQALQNVNRALGFDELTAIPL